A section of the Marinoscillum sp. 108 genome encodes:
- a CDS encoding response regulator, translating into MVDHKNITVLYVDDEKDNLFVFKANFNRKFEVITSISAMEALDELEEHHNQIIVVISDMRMPVMNGLEFIKIAKARYSKIFYCILTGYGYDDDIQQALSDNLILKCFTKPFDAREIEDTILLAAASRLQG; encoded by the coding sequence ATGGTTGATCATAAAAACATAACGGTCTTATATGTAGATGATGAAAAAGATAACCTCTTTGTCTTCAAGGCTAACTTTAATCGGAAATTTGAAGTGATTACTTCTATTTCTGCCATGGAGGCTTTGGATGAACTGGAGGAGCATCACAATCAGATCATCGTGGTGATCAGTGATATGAGAATGCCGGTAATGAATGGTCTGGAGTTTATCAAAATTGCCAAAGCCAGGTATAGTAAAATCTTTTATTGCATCCTGACAGGGTATGGCTATGATGACGACATTCAGCAGGCCCTATCCGATAACCTGATTTTGAAATGCTTCACCAAGCCCTTTGATGCCCGCGAAATAGAAGATACCATTCTCCTGGCTGCCGCCAGTCGTTTGCAAGGCTGA
- a CDS encoding Calx-beta domain-containing protein: MIPKPYKILLTIFWLGAQVGFAQTGPGGVGNTTTNRLWLKADGNVYSDAGVTVATDGVAVRQWNDHSGNNNNASQATLGNRPVYATNVINGQPALRFTGNTYIDPGALGIAGTGGFSYVIVFKDTSYTAGGMSDGAGDYLIDRTPATNELAGLKIANTNKYGFQKRTNAGGGLGGPVSATAVNTTNFHVIDYQRQRGTSYQLYLDGSLDASVADADGDLTPPVPRIGRHFNTANNGVKGYISELIIYNTHLNTAQLNIINTYLAAKYSLTIANDKYAYDSNHGHEVAGIGRENASNTHTAAMSGGILRISGASALGDLDYLLFGHDNTDVTSTWTSTETPSDKSGIQRLSREWRLDETGDVGTVDVTVDVATLPSLPVDHTLYALMVDSDGDFSSGASVYELTFSSGTEYTVNALTISDGDHVAIAAIEPLVQHTLSTSSDFEPNDAVVEVELNFITATDRTVDYDTSDGSAAAGSDYTSVTGGTATILSGTSSGSYTISITNDVTVEDSEDFDITLSNPSSGITLGSIVSHTYTIFDDDNSRKIYLDASSSSGDESVTGVSVSISINNIDGVNPTSVDYSVTGGTATGGGTDFTLAAGTVTIAAGGSSGSFNITINDDALYENNETIIITLSNPVNCNLDGVAPLGGTGFIVYTYTINDNDSPPVIQFTTATSSGSEAVSSVNFQIDLDAISGLNSTVSYAVSGTATGSGTDYTLSSGTFTIPAGSASGNITATVVDDAVLELRETIVITISSPVNASLGTNTVHTYTILDDEFFGYTGPGGVGDASTNKLWLKADTGVFADAGSTMATDGNGVQQWQDLSGNANHANQATPANQPIYRTNIVNTQPAMNFTGDTYIDAGSPGIAGDGGFTYFVVVEATSYASGSTSDGSGDYIIDRTVDTNELASLKVANTNKYGFQKRDNSGGGLGGPVTTTNINTSAFQMVDYMRNRGSNYQVYLNSTLEGTLSDSDGDLTPAATRIGRHQSIASAGLKGYISELAIYNFGLNTAQRIIVDNYLSAKYGITISNDRYAYDTPGTYEHYVAGIGRETISSFHQDAQGPAIVRIYSPSSLDDGDYLLWGHDNADPMYGPRFIAWTDPPAGIDNAMHRTWRVDETGEVGTVSVSFDLTGYEVESGSHLRLLVDSDDGDFENATLYPVSSYTDSIATFDNIDFSAGQWFTIGSTDEKTILPIELLSFEGQFITNRVDLKWVTVSEHDNDYFTLERKGRNAEWLILDSIQGAGDSDQLLTYVWSDWQPIDFAYYRLKQTDYDGKFTYSQSIVVMAEYLGLPAFNIYPVPAVSTITLSGNINRLDGFSVFDPAGRNVTYLIEVLNHAPARIELDVSTLPNGIYFIRSSGAVRRFIKE, translated from the coding sequence TTGATTCCGAAACCTTATAAAATTTTACTAACCATATTTTGGCTTGGCGCACAGGTAGGCTTTGCCCAGACAGGACCTGGAGGTGTGGGTAATACCACAACCAACAGACTTTGGCTCAAAGCTGATGGGAATGTATATAGTGATGCGGGCGTCACTGTGGCTACTGATGGAGTGGCTGTAAGACAATGGAATGATCACTCCGGTAATAATAACAATGCCTCGCAGGCTACTTTAGGAAACAGGCCCGTTTATGCAACGAATGTCATCAATGGACAACCGGCACTCAGATTTACCGGTAACACTTACATCGATCCGGGAGCATTAGGGATAGCTGGTACAGGAGGCTTTTCTTATGTGATTGTATTTAAGGATACCAGTTATACTGCAGGAGGAATGTCTGACGGAGCAGGTGATTACTTGATTGACCGGACACCAGCTACCAATGAGCTTGCTGGCTTGAAAATTGCCAATACCAATAAATATGGCTTTCAGAAAAGGACGAACGCCGGGGGTGGACTAGGTGGGCCGGTAAGCGCCACCGCTGTGAATACTACCAATTTTCATGTGATAGACTATCAACGTCAAAGAGGGACTTCCTATCAATTGTATCTCGACGGATCCCTCGACGCTTCTGTAGCGGATGCAGATGGCGACCTCACTCCGCCTGTACCACGTATAGGTAGGCATTTCAATACTGCCAATAATGGTGTAAAAGGGTACATCTCAGAGCTGATCATCTACAATACTCACTTGAATACTGCTCAGCTCAATATCATCAACACTTATCTCGCGGCTAAATACAGCCTGACCATAGCGAATGATAAATATGCATATGACAGCAATCATGGCCATGAAGTAGCCGGGATTGGACGTGAGAACGCCAGCAACACACACACAGCGGCCATGTCCGGGGGAATACTGCGAATATCGGGAGCCAGCGCTTTGGGTGATCTTGATTATCTTCTTTTTGGGCATGACAATACTGATGTGACCTCCACATGGACCTCCACAGAGACTCCTTCGGATAAGTCAGGAATTCAGAGACTTTCCCGGGAATGGCGGCTGGATGAGACAGGGGATGTGGGAACAGTGGACGTAACAGTGGATGTCGCTACACTGCCATCTTTACCTGTTGATCACACCCTATATGCGCTGATGGTAGACTCAGATGGAGACTTCAGTAGTGGAGCGAGTGTATATGAGCTTACCTTTTCATCTGGTACGGAGTACACCGTAAATGCTTTAACCATTAGTGATGGTGATCATGTGGCGATAGCTGCTATAGAGCCTCTGGTTCAGCATACACTCAGTACATCCAGTGATTTTGAGCCAAACGATGCGGTGGTAGAAGTGGAGCTGAATTTTATTACTGCAACTGATAGGACAGTGGATTATGATACTTCGGATGGTTCAGCCGCAGCAGGGAGCGACTATACTTCTGTGACCGGAGGTACTGCTACGATACTATCGGGGACTTCATCGGGTAGCTATACCATCAGCATCACCAATGACGTCACGGTAGAGGATAGTGAGGATTTTGACATCACATTGAGCAATCCTTCATCAGGAATCACCTTGGGGAGTATTGTTTCGCACACCTATACCATTTTTGATGATGATAACTCCAGAAAAATTTATTTGGATGCCTCATCGTCCAGTGGTGATGAAAGTGTGACAGGAGTATCTGTATCCATCTCCATCAACAACATCGATGGCGTGAATCCTACTTCCGTGGATTATAGTGTGACGGGAGGAACTGCCACTGGCGGGGGGACGGACTTCACACTAGCAGCCGGCACGGTTACTATCGCAGCAGGAGGCTCATCCGGATCGTTCAATATTACAATCAATGATGATGCGCTGTATGAAAATAATGAGACCATCATTATTACCCTATCCAACCCTGTTAATTGCAACCTGGATGGGGTAGCTCCTTTGGGAGGTACGGGGTTCATTGTGTATACCTACACCATCAATGATAACGACTCTCCTCCGGTCATTCAGTTTACGACAGCTACTTCAAGCGGATCGGAAGCTGTCAGCTCCGTTAATTTTCAGATAGATCTGGATGCAATATCTGGTCTAAATTCGACGGTGAGTTATGCCGTGTCTGGTACAGCCACGGGCTCGGGCACTGATTATACGTTGAGTAGTGGCACGTTTACCATACCTGCAGGGAGTGCTTCCGGCAACATCACCGCTACTGTGGTGGATGATGCTGTTCTTGAGCTGCGGGAAACCATCGTGATCACCATCTCTTCACCTGTGAATGCATCTCTGGGTACAAATACTGTTCACACTTATACTATTTTGGATGATGAGTTTTTCGGATACACTGGTCCGGGAGGTGTGGGAGATGCTAGCACCAACAAGCTTTGGCTGAAGGCGGATACGGGTGTATTCGCTGATGCCGGGAGCACCATGGCTACAGATGGCAACGGAGTGCAACAATGGCAAGACCTATCGGGTAATGCCAATCACGCAAATCAGGCAACACCCGCTAATCAGCCCATCTATCGCACCAATATTGTCAACACACAGCCCGCTATGAACTTTACGGGGGACACCTATATAGATGCAGGGTCGCCAGGTATTGCCGGAGATGGAGGGTTTACTTATTTCGTTGTAGTAGAAGCCACTTCCTATGCGTCGGGCTCCACATCAGATGGCTCTGGCGACTACATCATTGATAGAACGGTAGATACTAATGAGCTTGCTAGTCTGAAAGTAGCTAACACCAATAAATATGGTTTTCAGAAAAGGGATAATTCCGGTGGAGGGTTGGGTGGCCCAGTGACCACCACAAACATTAATACATCTGCCTTTCAGATGGTAGATTATATGAGAAACCGTGGAAGTAATTATCAGGTTTACCTCAATAGCACTCTGGAAGGCACATTAAGTGACAGTGATGGAGACCTCACCCCGGCAGCTACCAGAATCGGACGACATCAGTCCATAGCCTCAGCTGGGCTGAAAGGATATATTTCCGAGTTGGCCATTTACAATTTCGGTTTGAATACCGCGCAGAGGATCATTGTAGATAATTATCTGTCAGCTAAGTATGGAATTACCATTTCGAACGACCGATACGCCTATGATACTCCGGGAACCTATGAGCACTATGTGGCTGGTATAGGGAGGGAAACGATATCAAGTTTTCATCAGGATGCTCAGGGCCCTGCCATTGTCAGGATCTACTCTCCCTCAAGCCTCGATGATGGCGATTACCTCTTGTGGGGGCACGATAACGCTGATCCCATGTATGGCCCGCGGTTCATTGCCTGGACAGATCCGCCTGCCGGGATCGACAATGCCATGCACAGAACCTGGCGGGTGGATGAGACGGGAGAGGTAGGTACCGTTTCTGTAAGTTTTGATCTGACGGGCTATGAGGTAGAAAGCGGTAGCCACCTCAGACTGCTCGTTGATAGTGATGATGGAGATTTTGAGAATGCCACACTCTATCCGGTTTCGTCTTATACAGATTCGATTGCCACTTTTGATAATATCGATTTCAGTGCTGGCCAATGGTTCACCATTGGAAGTACCGATGAAAAAACAATATTACCTATTGAGCTGCTGAGTTTTGAGGGACAATTTATCACCAACAGAGTGGACCTCAAGTGGGTGACTGTTTCCGAACATGATAATGATTACTTCACGCTGGAGCGAAAAGGAAGGAATGCTGAGTGGTTGATACTGGATAGTATACAAGGTGCAGGTGACAGTGACCAGTTGCTTACTTATGTCTGGTCCGATTGGCAGCCGATAGATTTTGCGTATTACAGACTGAAGCAGACAGATTATGATGGGAAGTTTACCTACTCACAGAGTATTGTAGTGATGGCTGAGTACCTGGGGCTGCCTGCTTTTAATATTTATCCTGTCCCTGCAGTAAGCACCATTACTCTTTCTGGCAACATCAATCGTCTGGATGGCTTTTCAGTGTTTGATCCGGCCGGACGCAATGTTACGTACTTAATAGAAGTGCTGAATCATGCCCCAGCACGGATAGAACTGGATGTTAGTACGTTGCCCAACGGAATCTATTTTATTCGTTCCTCTGGGGCTGTACGTAGGTTTATTAAAGAGTAG
- a CDS encoding glycosyl hydrolase — protein MKYSLAFLSLILIASAYAQDTPVLSISGVEVQHNQIEKVSGSSRLNHTVDLKDFEVSDVLSAPNPSPEAVALYRYIQDMFGKKTLSGQMWAPWGINEIDYVQNATGLKPAIAGFDYINEPSNALENQRAINYWNDGGISTMMWHWGAPGVGEGYENSKATIDIDQCFIEGTPEYEDFWGDLKRIGDWLQKLEDANVPVLWRPLHELNGNWFWWSKGGSSQFKRIWITMYDYLVHERELNNLIWVLCYTGDPNGAWFPGDEYVDIAGADTYDNTTDAHLTMFNDVLESVGGNNYPVTFHETGNPPDPEDCIRTGAMWSWWMIWHTDWLTGVDENYLRNTYQSHLVITLDELPDIKNDYGWDAECAPSKITASIRPGESADWYETNKIGVDDGSGSITFRVDTDDTGTWKWSGYGTAGAADGSDTERTVPLNGLGTATATFTNECGAITTQTFHVVDDVLIRGVLATRPETGTVSVFPSPTSDILKIRFRNPDSISGARTTVYNQEGRLMLEQRSKGEGTTLNISSLPRGIYLVVVEQQESRSVVKIIKD, from the coding sequence ATGAAATATTCACTGGCGTTCTTATCACTTATTCTAATTGCAAGTGCTTACGCACAGGATACCCCTGTCTTATCCATATCAGGAGTAGAGGTACAGCACAATCAGATTGAGAAGGTCAGTGGATCGTCCAGACTGAATCACACGGTAGATCTCAAGGATTTTGAGGTGTCAGATGTGCTCAGTGCGCCCAATCCCTCACCAGAGGCGGTTGCGCTTTACAGGTATATACAGGATATGTTTGGCAAAAAGACCTTGTCTGGTCAGATGTGGGCTCCCTGGGGGATCAATGAAATTGATTACGTGCAGAATGCTACGGGCCTGAAGCCGGCGATCGCCGGCTTTGATTACATCAATGAGCCGTCCAATGCCCTTGAAAACCAAAGAGCTATAAATTATTGGAATGATGGTGGTATCTCTACCATGATGTGGCACTGGGGAGCACCGGGAGTAGGAGAAGGGTATGAGAACAGTAAAGCAACGATAGATATTGATCAATGCTTCATTGAGGGCACTCCTGAATATGAGGATTTTTGGGGAGACCTCAAGCGAATAGGGGACTGGCTGCAAAAGCTGGAAGATGCCAATGTGCCAGTGCTCTGGCGACCACTGCATGAGCTCAACGGTAACTGGTTTTGGTGGAGCAAAGGAGGTTCGTCACAGTTTAAGCGGATATGGATTACCATGTATGACTATCTGGTGCACGAGCGGGAGCTTAACAACCTGATATGGGTGCTCTGCTATACCGGTGATCCCAATGGCGCCTGGTTTCCGGGGGACGAGTATGTAGATATCGCTGGGGCTGATACCTATGACAATACCACCGACGCACACCTCACCATGTTCAACGATGTGCTGGAATCCGTAGGTGGTAACAACTACCCCGTTACTTTTCATGAAACGGGCAACCCGCCCGACCCGGAAGATTGCATTCGCACGGGGGCCATGTGGTCGTGGTGGATGATCTGGCATACCGACTGGCTCACAGGAGTAGATGAGAACTACCTGCGCAATACCTATCAGAGTCACCTGGTCATTACGCTGGATGAGCTTCCGGATATCAAGAATGACTATGGCTGGGATGCAGAATGCGCTCCTTCCAAAATTACAGCCTCCATACGACCAGGCGAATCAGCCGATTGGTACGAAACGAATAAAATCGGGGTGGATGATGGAAGTGGCAGCATCACTTTCAGGGTAGATACGGATGACACTGGTACCTGGAAATGGAGTGGGTATGGCACCGCCGGTGCGGCTGATGGATCAGATACAGAGCGGACAGTGCCCCTGAATGGATTGGGTACCGCCACCGCCACATTTACCAATGAATGTGGAGCCATTACCACTCAAACTTTTCATGTGGTGGACGATGTGTTGATAAGGGGTGTTTTGGCAACAAGACCAGAGACCGGCACAGTGTCGGTGTTTCCGTCTCCTACCTCAGATATCCTGAAGATCAGGTTTAGAAATCCAGACAGCATTTCCGGCGCACGCACCACTGTTTACAACCAGGAGGGACGCCTCATGCTGGAGCAAAGGTCCAAAGGGGAAGGAACAACCCTTAACATATCATCACTCCCCAGGGGAATATACCTGGTGGTAGTGGAGCAGCAGGAGAGCCGCTCGGTGGTTAAGATTATCAAGGACTAG
- a CDS encoding APC family permease produces the protein MPEPIQERRLSLLQATAINMIDMVGIGPFITLPMVISLMNGPYFLYAWMAGAALSFIDAMVWSELGAAYPRAGGSYNFLKETFGKSKSGGLMSFLFVWQTMIQAPLVIASAAIGFASYFSYLLPLGPVGSKVVSGGLVICIVIMLFRRIEVIGRISVVLWVAVLGTILWIIGGGVAHGNFLQPLIDINKDLNFNYAFVASIGFASVKSVYSYLGYYNVCHLGGEIVNPTKNIPKSMFLSIGGIFVLYMLMNVSVVSVIPWQIAKESEFVISLFMEQLMGPMAGKIVTVLILLVAFSSVFSATLGYSRIPYAAAVDGAFFKPFAKLHPKGNFPYVSVLFLGGIAFVFSLIFKLSEVISAILAMRILVQFIGQAVGLLMLRQKRKDFPFKMPFYPWPVYIAIAMWCVILASTGYQMVLGGLLFALLGVAAYYIKQRISTAGGSSK, from the coding sequence ATGCCTGAACCCATACAGGAAAGACGCCTGAGTCTGCTACAAGCCACTGCCATCAATATGATCGATATGGTGGGCATTGGCCCTTTCATCACCCTTCCGATGGTCATCAGTTTGATGAACGGCCCATATTTTCTGTACGCCTGGATGGCGGGAGCGGCTTTGTCTTTCATAGACGCCATGGTGTGGAGTGAGCTTGGGGCAGCGTATCCCAGGGCCGGGGGCTCTTACAATTTTCTAAAAGAGACTTTCGGTAAGAGTAAATCTGGAGGATTGATGAGCTTTCTGTTTGTCTGGCAGACCATGATACAAGCACCTTTGGTCATCGCTTCAGCGGCCATTGGTTTTGCTTCCTACTTTTCTTACCTGCTGCCGCTCGGCCCTGTTGGGTCCAAAGTAGTGAGTGGGGGCCTGGTCATTTGCATTGTGATCATGCTCTTTCGCAGGATTGAAGTCATAGGCCGGATCAGCGTAGTGCTGTGGGTAGCCGTGTTGGGCACCATTCTCTGGATCATCGGTGGTGGCGTGGCTCATGGCAATTTCCTTCAGCCTTTGATAGACATCAATAAAGACCTCAACTTCAATTACGCCTTTGTAGCTTCTATCGGTTTTGCTTCTGTCAAGAGTGTGTACAGCTATCTGGGCTACTACAATGTGTGTCATTTGGGTGGGGAAATTGTCAATCCCACCAAGAACATCCCAAAGAGTATGTTTCTTTCTATTGGTGGAATTTTTGTCCTCTACATGTTGATGAATGTGAGTGTGGTGAGTGTGATTCCGTGGCAAATCGCCAAAGAGAGTGAGTTTGTTATCAGCTTATTTATGGAGCAGCTCATGGGACCCATGGCGGGTAAAATAGTGACGGTGCTCATTCTGCTGGTGGCGTTTTCTTCTGTATTCTCTGCCACGCTCGGGTACAGCCGCATCCCATATGCTGCAGCCGTGGATGGTGCCTTTTTCAAACCCTTTGCCAAGTTGCACCCGAAGGGCAACTTCCCATACGTCTCGGTACTGTTTTTAGGGGGCATCGCTTTCGTATTTAGCCTCATCTTTAAGCTGAGCGAGGTGATCAGCGCCATATTGGCCATGCGCATTCTTGTGCAGTTCATTGGTCAGGCCGTGGGGCTGCTGATGCTGAGACAAAAGCGCAAAGACTTTCCTTTCAAAATGCCCTTTTATCCATGGCCGGTGTATATCGCCATTGCTATGTGGTGTGTGATACTGGCTTCTACAGGGTATCAAATGGTGCTTGGTGGACTGCTTTTTGCGCTACTGGGCGTAGCTGCTTACTACATCAAACAGAGAATCAGTACGGCTGGAGGTAGTTCAAAATGA
- a CDS encoding ATP-binding cassette domain-containing protein, with product MIQIDQLSFGYSKQKPLFEQVNLVLPPGNIYGLLGKNGAGKSTLIKMIAGLLYPTQGQIEVAGFQPKDRYPEFLREIYLVAEEFYLPSIRIDRFVKMYSPFYPRFDQERFEGYLSEFQLTQDQKLSALSYGQKKKFLLSFGLATDCKLLILDEPTNGLDIPSKSQFRKVVANAIHEERSFMISTHQVRDMENLIDPIIILDEGQVVFFQDYASVSDKLTFTRQANPPEEKGLIYSESNFGGHIVVKERGSEEETHLSLELLFNAVVSSKEKIRDIFQN from the coding sequence ATGATACAGATTGATCAACTTTCATTTGGTTACAGTAAGCAAAAACCGCTTTTTGAGCAAGTGAACCTTGTTTTGCCTCCGGGCAATATTTATGGGCTTCTTGGAAAAAACGGAGCGGGCAAATCCACCCTGATCAAAATGATTGCCGGGCTACTGTATCCAACTCAGGGGCAGATTGAGGTAGCGGGTTTTCAACCCAAAGACCGGTATCCTGAGTTTTTGCGGGAGATCTATCTGGTGGCAGAGGAGTTTTACCTGCCTTCCATTCGCATCGATCGGTTTGTGAAGATGTATAGTCCCTTTTACCCCAGATTTGATCAGGAGCGGTTTGAGGGATATCTTTCCGAATTTCAGCTCACACAAGACCAGAAACTTTCAGCATTGTCTTACGGGCAAAAGAAGAAATTTCTCCTGTCGTTTGGTTTGGCCACAGATTGTAAACTCTTGATTTTGGATGAGCCTACCAATGGTCTGGACATCCCGTCGAAGAGTCAGTTTAGAAAGGTGGTAGCCAATGCGATTCATGAGGAGCGCAGCTTTATGATCTCCACTCATCAGGTGCGTGATATGGAGAATCTGATTGATCCGATTATTATTCTGGATGAAGGCCAGGTGGTTTTCTTTCAGGATTATGCCAGTGTGTCGGACAAGCTCACGTTTACCAGACAAGCCAATCCACCTGAGGAGAAAGGACTGATCTATTCAGAATCCAATTTTGGTGGGCATATTGTGGTAAAGGAGCGCGGATCAGAGGAGGAAACTCATTTGAGTCTGGAACTTCTGTTCAATGCCGTAGTGAGTAGCAAAGAGAAAATCCGTGACATATTTCAGAACTGA
- a CDS encoding GntR family transcriptional regulator yields the protein MDFKDNQAIYLQIADLFCENILLGKWNAGDRIPSVREMAVNTEVNPNTVMRTFNYLQEKGIIFNKRGIGYFVCEDGFEKTKALRKSDFVSQELPGLFKTMELLNLNMEDIHEYYQQFKSST from the coding sequence ATGGACTTTAAAGACAATCAGGCAATCTATCTGCAAATAGCAGACCTTTTTTGCGAGAATATCTTACTGGGGAAGTGGAATGCCGGAGACCGGATCCCTTCCGTGCGTGAGATGGCGGTAAACACTGAAGTGAACCCAAATACAGTCATGAGAACATTCAATTATTTGCAGGAAAAAGGAATCATTTTTAACAAACGGGGGATAGGATACTTTGTCTGTGAAGATGGTTTTGAAAAGACAAAAGCACTCAGAAAATCTGATTTTGTAAGCCAGGAGTTACCAGGGCTTTTTAAAACCATGGAACTTCTCAATCTGAATATGGAGGACATTCACGAGTATTATCAGCAATTTAAATCCAGTACCTGA
- a CDS encoding GIN domain-containing protein — translation MKTSKKILLIVAGIFGGLLIVSLISFRKETMAVVSDIQARSPFAPVAVEGFDQVDFSGKWNAKIRFGLEQRVLLQTGHAEGLNLVLENVDGTLYLKTASNGESLDTIHVKITVPRLRTIRASGGAMINYADFDSDTLRVVLEGGSTFSGYENVFDYTSFEVSGDSQIKLSK, via the coding sequence ATGAAAACAAGTAAGAAAATACTGCTGATCGTTGCCGGAATCTTCGGAGGGTTACTGATAGTGAGCCTTATTAGTTTCCGTAAGGAGACTATGGCGGTGGTCAGTGATATTCAGGCAAGAAGTCCTTTCGCTCCAGTGGCAGTTGAGGGTTTTGATCAGGTGGATTTTTCAGGCAAATGGAACGCGAAAATCAGGTTTGGCCTGGAGCAGCGGGTGCTCCTTCAAACCGGACATGCGGAGGGCTTGAATCTTGTGTTGGAAAATGTAGACGGCACTCTTTATCTGAAGACTGCTAGCAATGGGGAGTCCTTAGATACTATTCATGTGAAGATCACGGTTCCCAGATTGCGTACCATCAGGGCATCGGGTGGCGCCATGATAAATTATGCGGATTTTGACTCAGATACGCTGAGGGTTGTACTTGAAGGGGGTAGCACCTTTTCGGGTTACGAAAATGTATTCGATTATACCTCTTTTGAGGTGTCTGGGGACAGCCAGATCAAACTGTCAAAATGA